One segment of Bradyrhizobium sp. CB2312 DNA contains the following:
- the dapA gene encoding 4-hydroxy-tetrahydrodipicolinate synthase, with protein MFIPPSAWFTGFIPDLPTPFDAADAIDIKAFAALCERQIAASAPAVVVCETAGEASTLSPAEQELVIRTAVDVARGRVRVIAGAVSNSTSHAIELARRAEAAGADAVMSVVPAYNKPMQEGMLAHFRAIAGAIGLPVILHDIPSRTLRPLADETLLRLIESRQFVGLRDGSGDITRPMRLSRHLPAGFRFLSGDDSTAFGFMTDGGDGAISEVANIAPDLCRTIFSHVRQGRLQSARYLHKRLIPLIACLAKESPAALKYALSVLGLMSEATRLPIVPLEAAAQREVIRAFAAIADEELIDGVGA; from the coding sequence ATGTTCATCCCTCCCTCAGCCTGGTTTACCGGTTTCATTCCGGACCTGCCGACGCCGTTCGACGCAGCGGACGCGATCGACATCAAGGCGTTCGCCGCGCTCTGCGAGCGCCAGATCGCGGCGAGTGCTCCCGCGGTCGTGGTCTGCGAGACGGCCGGCGAGGCATCGACGCTCTCGCCGGCCGAACAGGAGCTGGTCATCCGCACCGCGGTCGATGTCGCCCGCGGCCGCGTCCGGGTCATTGCCGGCGCCGTCTCGAATTCCACGAGCCATGCCATTGAGCTCGCACGGCGCGCGGAAGCGGCCGGCGCCGACGCCGTCATGTCGGTCGTCCCCGCCTACAACAAGCCGATGCAGGAGGGCATGCTCGCGCATTTCCGCGCCATCGCAGGCGCGATCGGCCTGCCGGTGATCCTGCACGACATCCCCTCCCGCACGCTGCGGCCGCTGGCCGACGAGACGCTGCTGCGTCTCATCGAGTCCCGCCAGTTCGTGGGCCTGCGCGATGGGAGCGGCGACATCACCCGCCCCATGCGCCTGTCGCGGCATCTGCCGGCGGGCTTCCGCTTCCTGTCCGGCGACGACAGCACCGCGTTCGGCTTCATGACGGATGGCGGCGATGGCGCGATCTCGGAGGTCGCCAATATCGCTCCCGATCTCTGCCGCACGATCTTCTCGCATGTCAGGCAGGGGCGCCTGCAATCGGCGCGCTACCTGCACAAGCGCCTCATTCCGCTGATCGCCTGCCTCGCGAAAGAGAGCCCGGCTGCGCTCAAATACGCGCTCAGCGTGCTCGGCCTGATGTCGGAAGCCACACGGCTGCCGATCGTGCCGCTGGAGGCGGCCGCGCAGCGGGAGGTGATCCGGGCATTCGCCGCGATCGCGGACGAGGAACTGATCGACGGCGTCGGGGCCTGA
- a CDS encoding K(+)-transporting ATPase subunit F, producing MIFDYALAGAVSFGLLVYLTYALLRPERF from the coding sequence ATGATCTTCGACTATGCGCTCGCCGGCGCCGTCTCGTTCGGCCTCCTGGTCTATCTCACTTATGCGCTGCTGCGGCCGGAGCGCTTCTGA